The nucleotide sequence GAAAAACCTGGTACGCAAAAGCTTCTCGTTCTTAGCGACGAGGCACGTGAGTCCTACGGAAACATAGGGAACTTCGAGGCCATGATCATGCGTTCTGCTGCGTCCAGCTCGGTCCCGCAGCTCGCGTAACAAGGCGACCTTGGCTGAAAGCGACCGGGGGCTGATGGCCCAAGAGACGTTCCATCCGTCTGCATACAAAGCAGCAATCTCGAGAAGTTTGGGTCCTCCTTTCCCGCCGACTATTGTCGTGACAGGGTACTGGGACCTTATAAAGCGAGAGACAAGCTCGGTTGTGGTTTTGAGTCGAGCGAGTCGTTGTGATGCTGAGCCGAAGGGAACCCCTGCCGCCTCGAAGTCTGGCGGATACCATCCCGCCCCTAAGCCCAACCAGAATCGCCTGCCGGATCCGGAGGCGATCGTCTCTGCCGACCTGGCTAGAACTGCGGGCGGCCTCAAAACAGAACAGGCAACCAGAACGCCAAGATCGACCTTGTTCGTTGCTTGGGACAGGGCTCCTAGGGTTGCTGTGTACTCAAAGCTCGAGTAGCGATCTCTCGTGCCTCCGTACTTGGAGAGGTCCAAATACACGTGGTCGCTCATCCATAAAGAAGCAAATCCGACATCCTCGGCCCAGCGAGCTACTTCCAAAAGGCCCGTCCAAGAGGGGGCGGAACCGAGTGTACCTCCTGACCGGTGTGGTAGGGAGTAAGCATAGTGGGGAAGAGCCAGTCCGAACCTGATGCTCAGCTCAGTGCCTCCAGGCCCTTTACGAGTACTCCAACGCCCTCAGCCGGGATCACAAATGTCTGTGAGTTTTTCCAACTCTGGTACGTCTTGCAGTGAGCACGGGGAGCGTCTGTCACAATAGCCATAGTCGCGCACCCCGCCTCTCCCATCTCCTGGATAAGTCTCTCGAAAGTACGGTTCGCAGGCACCCGAGAATGTCCGTCCCACTCCAACACCGTAAGAAATACCGACTGACCTCGATGCTCAATCACGACACCTGAGCGGTATCGGCGTGTTCTAAATTGCGTGGGTGGAATGGCGCGGACTATATCTTCAAGACTTTGCACTCGCTGCTCTGACGGAGCGGCATCGGTAACGGCATGAGCTGCGGCCTCGACGAGTTCTAAAAGCGAGGACAATCGAGGGCAGGCCGAGCCGGACATTTGCAAATCACTATTCACTGACTGGGATTGAGAAGCAGAACTTTGCCTGTCTGTCACTACTGACTCGGCCAAACTGGCTTTGTCGATCCGTGTCGTGTTTCTTGCGATTTTGGACCGGGCTGCAGGGTGGTCGGCTCTCGACCTGTGAAGCTCGCGCTGGCGGCGGCCTGCGACATAAAGAAGTATTAGATACAGCAGGCCGATCGCGACCACTGCAAGCACGAATTCAGCGATCAGAGAAATCCTCCTAGGAGTAGCTTGTCGTTATGACTTTCGCATACCAACACATCGGCTTTGGCTTCTCTGCAGCGGATCGAGTTTGGCTGGAGGTCGTTCCAAATCTTTCTACTAACTCAGCCGCTTTTGTCGATTCTGTCCGCGCTGATCTGGAGAGGAGCCTAGCTGCCGGCGTATACGGTGGTAAAGGCTTCCGGAATTCGGGACAAATAGGCAATGTTGTTGCCGTATTGGATGTGCATTTCGACCCAGACCACCAGCGCAGCGTGTGGAGTATAGCTGGGAACCCACCCGGGATCGTTTTCGCTGTGCTCCAGCTCGCTGCTTTGGCATTAGATCGTATCGACCTTCGAAACCACAGTGGCGTGCATCCGCGCATGGGAGCTGTGGACGTGGTCCCCGTAGTTCCGTTACGAATAGCCGCCTTACACGACCAGGATTTGGGGCCGAGTCATACGCCAGATAGCCCTGAAACGCGGGTATCCCAATCGGCCAGAGAAGACCGTACTACGACAGATCTCGAGGGAATGTGGGCTCTGTGGGCGGCCAGAGAAATTGCCCAGCGTCTCTGGGTCGACTTTGGCATCCCCTCGTACTTTTACGGGGCTGCCGCTACCTGTTCTGCCAGAGAATCCCTACCAAGGATCAGAAAGCCTTTCGAAAGGCTCGAAGAGGAGATTGGCAGAGGATGGCTTCCAGACGTGGGCGATCCTATAGCGCACCCTCGATGGGGCGCTTCGGCTGTGGGCGTACGTTCTCCGCTTGTAGCCTTCAACGTAACCCTCGCAACCTGTGCGCTAGATCCCGCTAAGCGGATTGCCGTCCAGATTCGGCGCATGCGGGACGAGGGCGAGCTGGAAGGAGTAATGGCTATGGCGTTTCCGCTTCCCAGCCGTGGGCGGGTTCAGGTGTCGATGAACCTCACCCTACCCGGAAAAGCAGGGGTCGAGGCGGCTTTCTCGGCGGTGCTTTCATTAGCGGATCGGGAAGGAGTGGACGTAGAGGGCGCCGAGGTCGTCGGCTTGGTCCCCCGGGCCGCACTCGAAGGACATAGTCAGAAGCTTCTGGAACTCTGTCCAGATCTCTTTGAGCACGTCCTTGAGGATCGGATCCTTCAGTGTGGTCTGCAGGTGGCTGATTCTGCGAGCTCAACCAAGCCTCTCCTCACCTTCCAGATTTAGCCCGTACGAGTCGTTTTGGGCTAGACAGCTTTCTTTCCAAGAGATTCCTTTTTGAGGTCCCCCCGTTTTTCATGAGTGCCTTCGCGCTGTCGCCTCTGTTGCGCTCTAAGCTTTCGGATCTTGCGGCGCTCCCTCTCGGACATCCCGCCCCAAATACCGAATTTTTCTGCGTTCGCTAGGGCGTATTCCAAGCACTCCGTACGGACGACACAGCGGCTACAAACTGCCTTCGCTTCTCGTGTGGAGGCTCCCCTTTCGGGGAAAAAGAGGTCTGGGTCGACTCCCATGCAAGCTGCGTACGCCTGCCATGAAAGGTCTTCGTCGCCCACGACAGCCTGTTCGGGCACTATCTGGAACAGAATCGAAGATTGAGTTGCATTCGTCATGTGCCCGGCTCCAAACGCATCGACCCCACAACGGTGTAATTACGATGTTGTAATTCTACGGATTCCACTTGAAATTGCAACCCCTCGGGCATCATTTATCTGGAGAGCGCTCTTGACGTCTGTGCCGCTCTTGCTCCGCTTTCCTGCAAATGCAGTAAATGGAGCGCAAGTCCATGGGGATAAACGTTCCGCTCTGCAATACTCGTCTTGTCCGAAAACGTCGGCTTGGAGGGGTCCGGCTCAGTGTGCGGAATCATTGGATATAGCGGTGCCCAAGACGCGATACCAGTTCTCCTTGACGGACTCGAGCGGTTGGAGTACCGCGGCTACGACTCTGCAGGTATTGCCTGCTTAGACTCAGGCTCGATCTGGAGGCTCCGAAAGGCTGGCAAGGTAGCGGAGCTGGTCGCCGAGGTCTTGGCGCATCTCAAAGTACCGGGTAATTCAAGCGATTCGGAGGGCGGAGAGTTAGCTGCAGGTATCGCGCATACCCGCTGGGCCACACATGGTGCACCCAACGAACGAAACGCCCACCCACACCTCGACTGCACCGGAAGGGTGGCGGTAATTCACAACGGAATCATTGACAACCACCAACAACTTCGAGCTTCGCTCACGAACGCTGGCCACCGGCTGGACTCTGACACCGACAGCGAGCTCCTGGCGCACGTCATCGAGGACTCTTTGCGCTCGGGAGCGGGATTAGTGCGGGCGGCTCTCGATGTACTGGAAAAAACCGATGGAGCGGTGGCGATGGCGGCGATATCTGCGGACTATCCCGGCAAGGTCGTGCTCGCTCGGCGCGACTCCCCGCTTCTTGTCGGGGTTGGCGACGCCTTCTGCGTCGCAGCGTCTGACATTTCGGCTTTGTTGCCTTATACCAGGAGTGTGGTAGTGCTCGAAAATAACCAAGTCGCTCTAATCGAGGGGGATTCGTTGGAGGTGTTTGGATTGGATGGTAAATCGAAGGAGCTCGCAGTGAAGGAGATCACGTGGGAGGCTGCTAGTCCGGAGAAGGGTGGTTACGAAGACTTCATGCTCAAAGAGATCTACGAGCAGCCCGGTGCTATCGCCAACACGTTGATGGGTCGACTTAGGGGATCGAGGGTGCTCCTGGATGAGTTGAAGATCGAGACTTCGGATGTCGCCAATATTTCCAAGGTGTGCGCAGTGGCCTGTGGCACCAGCTACCATGCTGCACTGGTGATGAAATACGCCACTGAGCAGTGGGCTCGCCTCCCCGTAGAGGTCGACTTGTCATCCGAGTTCAGATATAGAGAACCGGTCATCGATCCGGATGCGCTAGTAGTTGCAATTTCCCAGTCGGGGGAGACTGCAGACACCCTCGCGGCGCTTCGATACGCGAGGTCTGAGGGGGTAAAGACTGTAGCGATCTGCAACGTAGCCGAGTCCTCGATGGCTAGAGAGTCGGACGCAGTTCTTTATACGCGAGCGGGTCCTGAAGTTGGGGTGGCCGCAACTAAGACTTTCACATGCCAGCTTACAGTTGGAGCCCTCCTTGGTTTGTATTTCGCGCAATCGAAAGGTCGGCTCGACGACGAAATTACAGGGCTCGTATCGGAGATGCGAAGGATCCCATCCGCGATCGAAGCAAACTTGGAACGGTGGGACAAAGAAACGAGATCACTCGCAGAGAAGCTAGCTGACCGAAGGGACATATTCTTCTTAGGACGCGGGCCGGGATATCCGGTTGCTTTAGAGGCGGCGTTGAAGCTGAAGGAGACTTCATACCTAAGAGCTGAGGGATACGCTGCGGGCGAAATGAAGCACGGACCCATTGCTCTCATCGAGCCGGGAGTTGTCGTCTTCGTTGTGGCCACAAGCTCAAAGACTCAAGAAAAGGTCGTTTCAAATTTGGAAGAAATTCGCGCTAGGGGAGCCACGACGGTTGTCGTATGGGATTCATCTTGCTCTGGGACTCCCCCGGAGTCCGACTATGTGATTGAGGTTCCCAGAGTTCCCGAGCTCCTGAGTCCTATCGTGAATATCGTGCCATTGCAGTTCTTTGCTTACCACGTCGCAAAGGCTAGGGGTCTTGATGTTGACAAGCCTCGTAACCTTGCCAAAACGGTGACCGTAGAGTGACGTTTGAATGGACATTGTGTGTGAGGAAGTTATCGGAGTTGGCGTGGACCTCGTTTCGGTTTCGAGGATGCAGTCGGCTATATCCAGGCACCCGCGCATTCTCGACCGCCTGTTCAGCGATGCAGAGCGAGAGTATTGCTCACGAGCAAAACCTCCTTGGGAGAGGTGGGCGGCGAGGTTCGCCGCCAAGGAAGCTGTTATAAAGGCATTGGGCGCCAGCCCTGGTCGTATGCCGTGGAGAATGATTTCTATCGAGGGTGGAGAAGGCCGCCCGTACATCAGGCTTCTGGGCAAGGCGGCAAACTACGCACGCAGCGTTGGCTGCGATCGCATTGAGATTTCCCTTACCCACCATGAGGGAATGGCGGTTGCCGTGGCTGTCGCTATTCGTGGCGTAAAGATCCGTACGGACTAGATGCTCCCGATCGTTCTTCCCGCCCGGATGCAGGAGGCCGATCGGCGGGCCATAGAGAGTGGCACGCCATCGGCTGTGCTGATGGAAAGGGCTGGTCACGCTGTGGCTGTGACAGTCGCGCGCATGCTAGGCGGGGTTTATGGCAGGCGTGTCCTGGTGCTAGCTGGAAAAGGTAATAACGGGGGCGACGGGCTTGTCGCTGCTAGGAAGCTGCACAGAATGGGCGCCTCTGTGAGAATTGCGCTAGCCCAGTCGCCGAGAGAGCTAGGGGGGGACCCGCTTGCTATGTACGAAAAGCTCGTACCTTTGGGAGTTCCTGTCGGAACTCCGGATTCGGCGGTGATAGAGCAAGCCGCTCGCTCCTCGGACATTGTTGTCGATGCGCTATTTGGAACCGGATTCAAGGGTGTCGCTGGGGGCATTGTAGGATCGTGGATTTCAGCTATCGACAATTCCGAAACCCCGGTTGTCTCTGTCGACATTCCGAGCGGTCTCGATGGAGCCGATGGCAGCGTTAGGGGCCCTGTAATTAGGGCAGATATTACGGTGGCTTTGGCCGCACTCAAATGCGGTCACGTGCTGGGCAAGGGTCCGGAGTACTGCGGAGCGATCGAAGTGGCGGATATCGGAATCCCCGTGGATCCTGATGAGGCATCGGCTTTCTTGACAGAGCCCGAAGACGTTGCGGAAATGCTTCCTACGAGGTCATTCGATGCGCACAAGTGGAGTGCTGGATCGGTACTGGTTGTAGGGGGAAGCAGTGGCATGTCCGGTGCCGCGGTCCTAGCTGCGAAAGCAGCACTCTTAGCTGGTGCGGGGATCGTCACACTAGCGGTGCCGGAGTCAGTCCAGCCTCAGATTGCAGCTGAACACCCTGAGTTACTCACTAGGCCCCTCCCCGAGTCGCCCGACGGCTTCCTTAGCGAGAACGCATTTCCGGATGTAGCTGAGCTCGCAGCCAGATACAGGGTGATGGTTGTGGGGCCTGGGATGGGGCGCGAGGCTAGCACAGGGAGGCTGGTACGACTCATTCTCAGCGAGCTTCCCAATCCAGTTGTTCTAGATGCAGACGCACTTAATTTGCTAGGCCCCGACGCTGTCAATGAAATTGGCTGTCGGCAGGCTCCGGTCGTTATTACTCCGCACCCTGCTGAGATGGGAAGGATGCTGGGGGTGGAGGCCTCGAGGGTCGACGCTGAACGGATCTCGATTAGCTCAGAAGTGGCGTCGAAGTGGGGATGCGTCGTGTTGCTGAAAGGTCCGAGAACTGTTATTTCCGGTCCCGAGGGTGTTCCAGTGGTCAATGCGACCGGAGGACCCGAGCTTGCGACGGCGGGAACCGGAGACGTTCTGGCTGGTGTAGTGGCGGCTTTTATCGCAGCAGGAGCCTCGCCTTTGGCCGCGGCGATCTCTGGTGCTTACGTCCATGGGGTGGCGGGCAGGATTGCCGGCGAGGAAAGTCGAGGGCGAGGGGTAACGGCGCCAAAGGTGATCGAGTGTGTGGCCTCTGCGATAGGTGCCGTTTTATCCGTCCGATCGGGAACGTTCGTTTCGAAGCCCCCAAATCCGTTTCGCCATTCACAGACGAGTCGACCCGTCTAGCTGAGTATCGAGCGCCTAGTGTTATGGATTAGCCACAAAAAGTTTGGATGGGCGAAGCACAGCGATGATCTCAGTGACAAGAAGAAGCGCAGGAGCGGCGAGGTCTTGGGCCGTGGTAGATCTTGACGCCGTTACTCACAACTTTAGGGAGCTTGAGCGGCTGGTGGGGGTGCCGGTAATTGGAGTCATCAAAGCTGACGCGTACGGGCATGGGGCGATCCAGGTTGCCGAGGCATTGATACGTGCAGGTGCCAGCATGCTGGCTGTTGTGTGTATCGAGGAAGCCCTCGAGCTGAGGCTTGCAGGCATTGATGTGCCTCTTCTAGTCCTTAGCGAGCCGGCGGCGAGGGGCAAGGCGTTAGAAGAAGAGATAGCAGAGGGACTGGGGGCAGACGTTCACTTCGGCGTGTATTCGTCCGCATTCGTCGAGGCGCTCATCAGCGTTTCCGAGAGACTAAGTCGATTGGCCTCGGTGCACATAAAAGTCGACACCGGCATGCACCGACTTGGAGCCAATCCCTCGGAAGCGTTGGGTCTATTGAGGGCAGCATCAGATAGCCCATGGATAGAGGTCCGCGGCCTATGGACACATATGGCAGTAGCCGACGATCCTACCGACGACTTCACACATGAACAGCTCCGTAGGTTTAGACAGTTTCTCCAGGAGGCTAGAGTTGCCTTAGGGCGTGGACAAAGTTGGTCGTCAGTCAAGGTTCATGCTGCCAATTCCGCAGCGGCGGTTGCGTTTCCGGAATCCCGCTTCGATGCGGTGCGCGCCGGAATCTGCTTGTATGGCGAGCGGCCGAGCCCCGGCTTTCCGTTTCCAGATGAGCTGAGACTACGCCCCGTTCTCCGCTGGGAGTCTACGGTCGCTTTGATCAAGGAGGTACCTCGCGGATCCCGACCTAGCTACGGACGGACGCGCGCTGTGGAAGGGACCGGCCTCGCTGTGATTCCGGTAGGATACGCCGATGGCTACATGAGGGCGCTATCGAACAAGGCCGACATTCTAATTCGCGGGAAGCGTCACAGAATCGCAGGAACAGTGACGATGGACCATGTCATTGTAGAGTGCGCAGGGGGAAGCGATTCTAGGAGCCAAGTACGTCCTGGGGACGTTGCCGTTTTGATTGGCCGACAAGGCGAGGAAGAGATAACGGTTACAGAGCTAGCTCAGAAAGCGGGGACGATACCGTACGAAGTGTTTACACGCATTGGAAACCGAGTGCGACGGTTGTACGAGAGAGAAGAGCAATAGGGGTAACGATGCCTGGTTGCGGGACCCCCTCAGGAGGAGATGCTTCGATCGGGCATACCGAGAGTGGCGCTTCAAATCTAGAGTCTCTGGAAAAGCTCGCCCGGATTTGCACCAGATGCAGACTCGCAGAATCTAGGACCAACGTCGTTTTCGGCCAAGGAAAAGCCGATGCCGATCTGATGATCATTGGCGAGGCACCTGGCTACCACGAAGATCAACAGGGATTACCCTTCGTTGGTGCTGCTGGCCGTTTGTTGACCACCCTCTTGGAAGAAGTGGGGATTGCCCGCTCGTCAGTGTACATAGCCAACGTATTGAAGTGCCGGCCTCCTAACAATCGCGACCCACTCGACGACGAGGTCGAAGCATGCAAGGGTTACCTATTTCGCCAATTGGAACTTGTTTCTCCTATCGTGATTGTCACCTTAGGCAATTTCGCCACAAAAGTTATCCTCGCGCGCACTGCCGGGATATCGCGGTTGAGAGGCCAAGTTTTCCCGTACAGAAATAACTCCGTCGTAATACCTACCTATCATCCAGCCGCCCTTCTCAGAGGAAGCTCACCGTCTCGTTTAGCCGATGCACGCTCCGACATGCGCTTGATCGCAAAGACTTTGGACGAAAGGCGACGCATGCAGTACGAGCGGCCTAAAAAGGAGGCATTTGAATGGGTAGAAAAAGGGACTCCGGCACGAGTGGGAGCACAAAGCGCATCCCAGCTCGAGCTGTTTTGAAGCTGCGGCCGGTCGACTATCTTTTTTCGTACCGACACAGGTAGGTCTGCGAAGTTGCAGACTTTGTGCCGCCTCAATAGCAGCGGGGCCGAAGAAACCGAGGCTTTGGGCGAAGCTCTCTCGCATCACTTGCGCGAGGGAGATCTGGTCGTCTTGAGAGGCCCGTTAGGGTCCGGAAAGACAACCTTGGTGCGAGGAATCGCACGGGGCCTCGGCTGCCCCGCCGTCTCCAGTCCGACATTTGTTCTCGTGATGGAGTACAGAGGTCGTAAAACCCTCCGCCACGCCGACTTCTTTAGGCTGGAGTCATCTGTAGAAGTCGAAGATCTCGGATTGGAAGAGATCATGGGACCAGAGGCCATAACTGTTGTCGAGTGGCCTGAGCCGCTTATGCCTTTTGCCGAAGCAGGATATTTACAAATCTTGCTCGATTTTGGTTGTGCACCATCCGAGAGGTGTATCGAGGTCGCCACGGAAGGGGAAGCGTTTCGAAGCCGTTCTCATCGCATTGCCCAGGCTTTGGCTAACACTTTTCAGAAGGCGGTCTAGGGCTATGTTGGTTTTAGGGATCTCGTCGTCGACAGCCAAACACTCGGTTGCGGTCTGTGAGGACAACAAGGTTCTAGGCGAGATTTTTGTCGGGACTCCCTTTCGGCACGCCGAGTACCTGCCCAAGGCACTTTCGGAGGTTTTGCTTTATGCCGAGAGAAAAGCTGCCGAGGTCGATGTTGTCGGCGTGGATATCGGGCCGGGGCTTTACACAGGGTTGCGAGCAGGGGTCGCTGTGGCCAAAGCGGTTTGCCTCGCTCTCGACAAGCCGGTTGTCCCCGTTCCTTCGCTTTGGGCGTTGGCTTACGCAGGATCGAGGGCAGTTGGGGAGAAGTTGATCGCAGTGGTCGACGCGAGACGGAAGGAGCTGTTTTGGCAGGTCTGTCCTCCCTCCGTAGACGAGCTCGCAGACGCTCTCGCTGCTTACGTTTCCGATTGGGGAGCGTCGACGTCAGAGGAAGAGATCGGGCTTAGACTGGGAAAAGAGGAAGATTTGCTAGCCGAGCTCTCTGAGCTCGGTCCAACGGCGCACCAATACGCGCTGTTAGGTGAGGGGGCTGTGGTGTTTAGAGGCCGAGCTCTCGCTACAGCTTCGAAGGCTGGACGCAAAGACCTTTTATCGTTTTTAGAAGCACTGCGAATCATCGAGGTGTTCAAATATCCAACTGCGTCTGGCGTGGCCGAGTGTGCATCGCTACTGGCTAATGTGGAGCCAAGCCTTCTCTTGGCACCCGAGAATGTAGGTGCAATCTACATGCGGGGCCCTGATGCCAACCGACCCGCCGAGCGACGGGCCGAGGCTTTGGTCCCCTCCAAGATTTTCTTCGAGTAACGGGTTTTGTTTATGGCGACTTCACTTAGAGACAGTTCAAACATTTCACTTCCTGTCGAAGTCGTGCCAATGAGGCGCAAGCACCTTCAGGAAGTGCTCTCCATAGAGCAGCGGGTGTATCCGACGCCTTGGTCTTTAGCCCTGTTTCTTTCGGAGCTTTCCCTTTCCGCCAGTCGTGCTTACTTTGTCGCCAAGTCCGGACGGCGGGTGATTGGCTATGCAGGAGTGGTGATGGCTGGGAGCGACGCCCATGTGACAACGGTCGCCGTCGATCCCCAATTCCAAGGACGAAGGGTCGGGACAATGCTTATGCTAGCTGTGGTCGAAGAGGCGATAGCTAGGGGGGCCATATCTCTTACCTTAGAAGTCCGTTCCACAAACGTTATTGCTCAGGCGCTTTACAAGAAGTTCGGCTTCGTGTCGGTGGGGCTACGTAAGAACTATTACATAGAAACTGGCGAGGATGCCCTGATCATGTGGGCAAGAGGTATCGACACGGCCTCTTACAGGGCATTGCTCGAATCGATAAAGACGAGCCTTTTTCGGGAGGGGATCTTGTGCACCGCCCCAGTGATAGGCTCTTCAGCTCCTTCTTGATGCGAGGATTACGCGCCTGTGGAGTCCTTGCATATTCCCCAGTATGTCGACTAGGTACCTGAGGTAGCGGTGAGGACGCCTTTGGTACTCGGTTTAGAGACTTCCTGCGACGAAACAGGAGTTGGAGTGGCGCGAGGGCACACTGTTCTGCTTTCTAACGTCCTGGCCTCTCAGGAACGTCTCCACCGAGATTTCGGCGGAGTTGTCCCGGAAATAGCCGCACGAGCGCACCTGGAACACCTGGTACCTGTTGTCCACAGGGCCCTAGAGGACGCAGGAGTGGAGCTAAGAGAGATAGACGCGGTAGCAGTTACTGCAGGACCCGGGCTTGCTGGCGCACTCGTGGTGGGGGTCGCTGCCGCAAAGGCATTGGCAGTAGCTCTCGAAAAGCCCGTCGTGGCAGTCAACCATCTCGAAGGCCATATTTTCTCTGTCTTTCTTGAGTATCCCGAGTTCTCACCTCCGGCTGTTGCGCTCATAGTGTCCGGGGGACACACTCTTCTGATCCACATCGAAGAGATGGGAAAGTACCGGATTTTGGGGGCCACTGTGGACGACGCGGTCGGTGAGGCTTTTGACAAAGTCGCTCGGTTGCTCGGCTTTGGATTTCCGGGAGGTCCGCTGATAGACAGGGCTTCGAAGGAAGGGGATCCACAACGATTGCGCCTACCCCGGCCGATGCGTGGCGAGGGGTTCGACTTTTCCATGGCTGGACTCAAAACAGCTGTAATAAACGCCTTGCAAGAGCTGCATGATCGGGGAGCTCGAATTCGGCGCCACGATGTGGCCGCTGCGTTTCAAGAGGCGGCTGTAGATGTAATGGTGGAGAAAACTGTCGCCGCAGCAAGGGAGGAGGCTGCTGAAAGAGTCTTGGTGTGCGGCGGAGTGGCAGCCAATTCCCGATTGAGAGACAGAATGGAAAAAGTGTGCAAGGCCGAAGGGATCGAGCTGTTCGTCCCCTCGCCCAAGCTCTGCACGGACAACGGTGCGATGATAGCTGCTGCCGGAGCGTTCCGCCTCGAGGTTGACGGTCCGTCGCCCTTGGACTTTCGAGCAGATTCCGGACTACTGTGGCCTTTCGAAGCGCTTGTTGCGCCAACCGACTGCTGACAGTTCAATTTCCGCCCGATAGGAGAAAAGGCCTCGACATTGACAGCGGCGATGGGATAGCAATAATATCCGAATTAGCACTCGATCATGTTGAGTGCTAACGAGCACGGTGTTCGCCTGACAGCCAGCTCTGGGCAGCCAGAGAATACAAGGTGGTTGAGGGGCGAGCGCCGAGCTGTGTTGTACAAGCATCTGTATAAGTCAGTCTTGAATTTAGGGAGGGAAGGAGATGAACCTGAAGCCACTTGAGGACCGAGTAGTCGTCAGACCGAAGGAGGCCGAAGAGACCACGACTTCTGGATTGGTTATTCCCGACACCGCTAAGGAGCGTCCTCAAGAAGGAGAGGTGCTCGCAGTTGGGCCGGGTGCCTACCAGGATGGGCAGCGAATCCCCATGGATGTGAAGGTCGGTGACACCGTCATCTATTCAAAGTACGGGGGCACCGAGATAAAGGTAGACGACGAAGAGCTTCTGATCTTGAGCTCGCGGGATATCCTCGCGATCGTTGAAAAATAGCTAAAAAGAAATCCGATAGATAGCCCAACGTTGGCTTCCTGCGTCAATCGCACACCCGGGGTGGGGGAGTTTTGCCTTTGTCATAGGCGCAGGTACGCAGGAGTCGCATCTGTCTTCTTGAAGGAGTAAAGACATGGCCAAGATGCTCAAGTTTGACGAAGACGCCCGACGCTCCCTTGAAGCGGGTGTTAACAAGCTTGCGGATGCTGTCAGGGTAACGCTCGGCCCGCGGGGCAGAAATGTCGTTCTCGACAAGAAGTGGGGGGCTCCTACCATCACCAACGACGGCGTGACCATAGCCCGCGACGTCGAGTTAGAGGACCCTTGGGAGAATATGGGGGCCCAGCTAGCCAAGG is from Acidimicrobiia bacterium and encodes:
- the tsaD gene encoding tRNA (adenosine(37)-N6)-threonylcarbamoyltransferase complex transferase subunit TsaD — protein: MRTPLVLGLETSCDETGVGVARGHTVLLSNVLASQERLHRDFGGVVPEIAARAHLEHLVPVVHRALEDAGVELREIDAVAVTAGPGLAGALVVGVAAAKALAVALEKPVVAVNHLEGHIFSVFLEYPEFSPPAVALIVSGGHTLLIHIEEMGKYRILGATVDDAVGEAFDKVARLLGFGFPGGPLIDRASKEGDPQRLRLPRPMRGEGFDFSMAGLKTAVINALQELHDRGARIRRHDVAAAFQEAAVDVMVEKTVAAAREEAAERVLVCGGVAANSRLRDRMEKVCKAEGIELFVPSPKLCTDNGAMIAAAGAFRLEVDGPSPLDFRADSGLLWPFEALVAPTDC
- the rimI gene encoding ribosomal-protein-alanine N-acetyltransferase; the encoded protein is MATSLRDSSNISLPVEVVPMRRKHLQEVLSIEQRVYPTPWSLALFLSELSLSASRAYFVAKSGRRVIGYAGVVMAGSDAHVTTVAVDPQFQGRRVGTMLMLAVVEEAIARGAISLTLEVRSTNVIAQALYKKFGFVSVGLRKNYYIETGEDALIMWARGIDTASYRALLESIKTSLFREGILCTAPVIGSSAPS
- a CDS encoding co-chaperone GroES — translated: MNLKPLEDRVVVRPKEAEETTTSGLVIPDTAKERPQEGEVLAVGPGAYQDGQRIPMDVKVGDTVIYSKYGGTEIKVDDEELLILSSRDILAIVEK